From Candidatus Zixiibacteriota bacterium:
GAGGAAGCGGTGCAGGTCGCCGGTCTGGGCGCGTACGTCCATGATCGGATAGGCGACCAGTTGACCGGGTCCGTGATACGTGATCCCGCCGCCGCGTTCGACGGGGACAATCGCGATTCCGTCCGACGGTTTCAGACCGCTCACATCCGTGCCGCGCCCGCAGGTGTACACGTGCGGGTGTTCAACGAGGAAGATGGTGTCGTCGATGCGGCCGGCCAGACGGTCGGCGAGCGCGGCCAGTTGGCGTTCGTGGGCCTCAGGGTACGGGAGAAGACCCCAGTCGATGACATTCGGGATCCGTGAGTGTCGTCCTGTAGGGGCGTGATTCATCACGCCCGCCGGCAGCCGGGCGCCATGAATGGCGCCCCCACGGTCCACGCGCGGCGACGCGACATCAGCCGATGGTGAGCAAGAGCTCGTAGGGGTCCTCCAGACGTTCGCAGAGGCGACGGAGGAACTGCACGGCGACATGGCCGTCGATCAGGCGATGATCGAACGAGAGCGTCACGTACATCATGTCGCGGATGACAATCTGGCCGTCGCGCACAACAGGACGCTTCTGGACCTTGTGCATCCCCAGAATGGCGACCTCCGGCTGGTTGATCACCGGGGTGGAGGCCAGGGCGCCATACATGCCGGCATTGGTGAGCGTGAACGTCGAGCCGGTGACCTCATCGGGAACCAGTTGCTCGCGCCGGGCGCGCTCGGAGAGGTCGGCGATTTCGCGGGCGATCTGGATGATCGATTTCTGGTCGGCGAAGCGGACCACGGGGACGATCAATCCCTCGTCGCGGGCCACGGCGACGCCGATGTGATAGTATTTCCGATAGAGAATCTCATTGTCCCGGATGGAGGCGTTGACCGCCGGGAACTCCTTCAGTGCGGCGACCGCCGATTTGACGAAAAACGGCATGTAGGTGACATTGGCGCCGGCCAGATGATTCCAGTTCTCCTTGCGCGCCTCACGGGCCGAGACCAGCAGGGTGAGGTCGATCTCATCCATCGTCATCACATGGGCGGAAGTCTGCTTGCTCTTGATCATGTGGTCGGCGATCAGCTTGCGAACTCCGGCGAGGGACTGGCGCTCGATCGTCTCCTCGCCGCGGGCGGCGGGAACGGTCGGCACCAATCGGGGTTTCTCGGTCGTTGGTCTTGGAGCGGACGGCGCTGTCTGACGGGCGCGCACGTAGTTCAAGACATCTTCCTTTGTGACGCGTCCACCGGCGCCGCTGGCCGGAATGTCCTCCAGCCGCAGGTTGTGTTCGCGGAGCAGGCGGCGTACCACCGGCGAGGAGCGTCGCGCGGAATCACCATCCCCCGAGTCGTCGGCGACAACCGGTGCGGCGGCGGCCGCTGCGACCGGGCGCGATGCCGTGACCCCATAGCCACTCGGAAGCGATTCCCCGGCGCCGAGAATGACACCGATCTCGGTGCCGATCGAGACGACCGTTCCTTCCGGGACGAGAATCTTGCCCAAGGTTCCCTTCTCAATGGCCGGGATTTCGACGTTGACCTTGTCGGTCATGATCTCGACGACGGTT
This genomic window contains:
- the sucB gene encoding dihydrolipoyllysine-residue succinyltransferase, with product MPYPIVVPQMGESVVEGTVGRWLKAEGEPIFKDETVVEIMTDKVNVEIPAIEKGTLGKILVPEGTVVSIGTEIGVILGAGESLPSGYGVTASRPVAAAAAAPVVADDSGDGDSARRSSPVVRRLLREHNLRLEDIPASGAGGRVTKEDVLNYVRARQTAPSAPRPTTEKPRLVPTVPAARGEETIERQSLAGVRKLIADHMIKSKQTSAHVMTMDEIDLTLLVSAREARKENWNHLAGANVTYMPFFVKSAVAALKEFPAVNASIRDNEILYRKYYHIGVAVARDEGLIVPVVRFADQKSIIQIAREIADLSERARREQLVPDEVTGSTFTLTNAGMYGALASTPVINQPEVAILGMHKVQKRPVVRDGQIVIRDMMYVTLSFDHRLIDGHVAVQFLRRLCERLEDPYELLLTIG